GATCTTTCCCGCTTCGAGGCCGGTTCTCTCGTCTTCACGGGCATGGGGTCGAGCTATTTCGCCTCACTTCCTGCCGTCTTCGCCGCGCGCCGTGCGGGGCGCAGGGCCTTCGCGTTGACCGCCTCGGAGCTACTGGAGTCCGGAGGTGATCACCTGGGAGACTGCTACGTCGGGATCTCGCAGTCGGGAAAGAGCGCCGAGACGGTACGAGCCTTCTCCCAGGTGGAGGCACCCCGCCTCTCTCTCACCAACGATGGAGGGGGGCCGCTCGCCGAGGTCTCGGACCAGGTCCTCGCCATAGGCTCTGGGCGGGATACCGCCGTGGCGGTCAAAACCCACACCGCGACGATCTGTGCCCTGGCCTGCCTGGTCGCCCTCCTGCTCGGCGAGGAGGCTCCTGGGATGGACCGCCTGCCCACCCTCATGGGGGAGGTGCTCGAGGATAGCTCCCCGGTAGCACGGGAGGTGGCCGAAACTTTCGCAGGCATGGGTGCTCACCCGGACTTCGTGGGGCGCGGGGTGTCTTTCGCCACCGCGGAGGAGGCGGCGTTGCTCTTCCGGGAGGTAACGAGAGAGCCCGCCGCCAGCCTGGACACCCTGCAGTACCTGCACGGCCCGATAGAGGTGGCCGGGAACGGCTACGGATGCGTGATCTTCGGCTCCGGAAGGGAGGTCAGGCTGGCCGAGGACCTGGCCTCGTACGGGGCTACCGTGCTTCTCGTCACAACATCGCAAGCCCACGAACGAGAGAACCTGAGGGTGGTGCATCTTCCTCAGATCGAAGATGCCCTGCTGCCGGTGCTCGAGATACTACCCGTCCAGCTCCTAGCCTACTATATGGCCCGGGAGCGCGGGTTGCAGGCCGACGGATTTCGCCACCATCAGCCCGACACCAAGCTAGCGCAGGCGTGAAGCTGGCGGTCGTCGGTAACGTAAACGCCGACCTCCTGGTCTGGCCGGTGGAAGAGCTTCCTCCTCCCGGCGCGGACCAGCTGGTCGAGTCGATGGAGATACGAGCCGCGGGCGGCGCCGGCAACACCGCCCTCGCCCTCGCCGCTCTGGGACGCCCGCCGCTGCTGGCAGGTTGCGTCGGCGAGGACCACTTCGGGAAGTTCATCCTGGAGAGCCTCTCGGCGGCGGGCGTGGCTACCGACCATGTGACCATCGTCCCGAAGGCACGAACCGGAATCTCGATAGCCTTCGAGGCACCCGGGCGTGATCGCTCCTTTCTGACCTTCGCCGGGTCACTCGAGAGGTTCAACCTTTCGATGGTGCCCATGGAGGAGATCAGGTCGAGCGATTTTCTGCTCCTCTGCGGGTACTTCAACCTGACCGCGCTGCGCGGCCGTCCCGCCCGGCAGTTGCTGCTGGAGGCGCGCTCCGCGGGTTCTCTCACCCTCTTCGATAGCGACTGGGATCTGCACGGATGGACCAGAGAGGCCCGAAAAGAGGTGGCGGATCTGCTGCCACTCGTTGACATCTTCCTCCCGAACGCGGA
The DNA window shown above is from Rubrobacter naiadicus and carries:
- a CDS encoding SIS domain-containing protein; the protein is MTYLQDILDQPENIERVGRFFAAELQKLDLSRFEAGSLVFTGMGSSYFASLPAVFAARRAGRRAFALTASELLESGGDHLGDCYVGISQSGKSAETVRAFSQVEAPRLSLTNDGGGPLAEVSDQVLAIGSGRDTAVAVKTHTATICALACLVALLLGEEAPGMDRLPTLMGEVLEDSSPVAREVAETFAGMGAHPDFVGRGVSFATAEEAALLFREVTREPAASLDTLQYLHGPIEVAGNGYGCVIFGSGREVRLAEDLASYGATVLLVTTSQAHERENLRVVHLPQIEDALLPVLEILPVQLLAYYMARERGLQADGFRHHQPDTKLAQA
- a CDS encoding carbohydrate kinase family protein, with amino-acid sequence MKLAVVGNVNADLLVWPVEELPPPGADQLVESMEIRAAGGAGNTALALAALGRPPLLAGCVGEDHFGKFILESLSAAGVATDHVTIVPKARTGISIAFEAPGRDRSFLTFAGSLERFNLSMVPMEEIRSSDFLLLCGYFNLTALRGRPARQLLLEARSAGSLTLFDSDWDLHGWTREARKEVADLLPLVDIFLPNADEARMLTGLSDQEAAAYRLQRISGGWVVVKLGRDGCLAVGPTGKHRVPASKTRARDTTGAGDAFNGGLMFALSSGIGWKDSLRFATRLASEVVSRPSHDRYPSAEEVRK